One region of Anoplopoma fimbria isolate UVic2021 breed Golden Eagle Sablefish chromosome 10, Afim_UVic_2022, whole genome shotgun sequence genomic DNA includes:
- the LOC129096844 gene encoding venom phosphodiesterase 1: MGAMNIMKEPGKKKIIVGVLAVSIVTLILGLGLGLGLDLQKCRNKVVPHTSCKNRCYEPYDGDIPGCRCDKNCNASNTCCHDYHDICTVPTQQWECTRLRCGEKRLTQSRCHCSDDCLSTGDCCTNYKHVCHGEKEWVEDQCEDLSTPTCPAGFKDQPLLLVSLDGLRAEYLQTWSALIPVLDKLKKCGTSAPYMQAAFPSKTFPNHYTIVTGLYPESNGLIDNTMFDPVFNASFSLSSPQKDNPDWYLGQPIWHTAKHQGLKSGTFFWPGSDVKVNGSFPDIYKPYNGKVPFEERVFTVLKWLQLPDNERPDFYTLYLEEPDKSGHSYGPVSGGLIEALQGVDKIVGQLMNGLKQIGLHRCLNIIVVADHGMEATSCDRKEVLQDLVGDIRNYWVTEGPFGRIRAKNNAVLDSAELVANMTCKKPDQKIKPYLKANLPKRLHFANSRRIEDVNVLVDPKWLFERYPGSLTFCSGGAHGYDNDAESMHAMFVSYGPKFQYKTEIEPFSNIELYNLMCDVMQISPTDNNGTHGSMNHVLKRPYYTPTAPAERTAPVKCPLISLEPEDNLGCSCPALSGIAINSRLNLTAEEESAAEKKHMLFGRPRMLQPDQSYCVLHQEGFIMAYSHEALMPLWSSFTIDKPMNLDPLPQVIPDCLRADVRVPASQSPRCDQYNTAGNLTHAFLYSPNLNETVDQQYDALLMSNVVPMYPEFKKIWDYFQSTLLKKYASIYNGISVVTGPAFDYNYDGQYDSPGQIQQFVSGTNISIPTHIFAVLTSCRDSAVPVSACVSELQTVSFLLPHRPDNLESCKSTQAETDWVEDLMWFHQSRVRDVEWITGLDFYQGSNRPIAELLRMKTRPTAAIHRKQ; this comes from the exons ATGGGAGCCATGAATATTATGAAGGAGCCGGGGAAAAAGAAGATTATT GTGGGTGTCTTGGCTGTATCGATTGTAACCCTAATCCTCGGACTTGGACTTGGTCTTGGACTGGACTTGCAGAAATGTCGAAACAAAg TCGTCCCCCACACGTCCTGCAAGAATCGGTGCTACGAGCCCTATGACGGCGACATCCCCGGCTGCAGATGTGACAAGAACTGCAACGCCAGCAACACCTGCTGCCACGACTACCACGACATCTGCACCGTCCCCA CCCAGCAGTGGGAGTGCACGAGGCTTCGCTGTGGAGAGAAGAGGCTGACGCAGAGCAGATGCCACTGCTCCGATGACTGCCTGTCTACAGGAGACTGCTGCACGAACTACAAACATGTCTGCCACG GAGAGAAGGAGTGGGTGGAGGACCAGTGTGAAGATCTGTCCACCCCCACATGTCCAGCAGG CTTTAAGGACCAGCCTCTGCTCCTGGTCTCTCTGGATGGACTGCGAGCCGAGTACCTGCAGACGTGGAGCGCTCTCATCCCAGTTCTGGACAAACTGA AGAAGTGTGGAACGTCGGCCCCGTACATGCAGGCAGCGTTCCCCAGCAAGACTTTCCCCAATCACTACACCATAGTCACG ggTCTCTATCCAGAGTCCAACGGTTTGATAGACAACACTATGTTCGACCCGGTGTTTAACGCCTCCTTCAGTCTGTCCAGTCCACAGAAAGACAACCCCGACTGGTACCTGGGACAGCCT aTCTGGCACACAGCGAAGCACCAAGGTCTGAAGTCTGGGACTTTCTTCTGGCCAGGATCAGACGTCAAAGTCAACGGAAGCTTTCCCGACATCTACAAACCTTACAACGG taaAGTGCCTTTTGAAGAAAGAGTGTTCACTGTGCTAAAGTGGCTCCAGCTGCCAGATAATGAAAG ACCAGATTTCTACACGTTGTACCTGGAGGAGCCTGATAAATCTGGACACAGTTACGGTCCCGTGAGTGGAGGG ctgATTGAAGCCCTCCAGGGTGTGGATAAGATCGTTGGTCAGCTCATGAACGGCCTGAAGCAGATCGGCCTCCACCGCTGTCTCAACATCATCGTCGTGGCCGATCATG GTATGGAGGCCACGAGCTGCGACAGGaaggaggtgctgcaggaccTGGTGGGCGACATCAGAAACTACTGGGTCACTGAGGGGCCGTTCGGACGCATCAGGGCCAAAAACAACGCAGTGT TGGACTCAGCTGAACTTGTTGCCAACATGACT TGTAAGAAGCCAGACCAAAAGATCAAGCCGTACCTGAAGGCCAACCTGCCAAAGCGCCTCCACTTTGCCAACAGCCGCCGCATTGAAGATGTTAACGTCCTGGTCGACCCGAAATGGCTGTTTGAGAG GTATCCAGGATCTCTCACATTCTGCTCTGGCGGAGCTCACGGCTACGACAACGATGCTGAGAGCATGCAT GCCATGTTTGTCAGTTATGGACCCAAGTTCCAGTATAAAACAGAGATCGAACCCTTTTCAAACATCGAGCTATACAATCTCATGTGTG ACGTGATGCAGATCTCTCCCACTGACAACAACGGGACCCACGGCAGTATGAACCATGTCCTGAAGCGGCCCTACTACACACCAACGGCCCCCGCCGAGAGGACCGCTCCGGTTAAGTGTCCGCTGATCAGCCTGGAACCTGAAGACAACCTGGGATGCTCCTGTCCTGCACTG agTGGAATTGCTATCAACAGCCGTCTGAATCTGACAGCAGAGGAAG AGTCCGCTGCAGAGAAGAAGCACATGTTGTTCGGTCGTCCCCGGATGCTGCAGCCTGACCAGAGTTACTGCGTTCTGCACCAGGAAGGATTCATCATGGCCTACAGCCATGAAGCTCTGATGCCTCTGTGGAGCTCCTTCACCATCGACAAGCCG ATGAACTTGGATCCGTTGCCTCAAGTGATACCTGACTGTTTGAGGGCTGACGTCAGAGTCCCAGCGTCACAGAGTCCCAGATGTGACCAGTACAACACTGCTGGGAACCTGACCCACGCCTTCCTGTACTCGCCAA atCTGAATGAGACAGTGGACCAGCAGTACGACGCTCTACTAATGAGTAATGTGGTGCCGATGTACCCCGAGTTTAAGA AGATCTGGGACTACTTTCAGAGCACCCTATTAAAGAAATATGCCTCTATTTACAACGGCATTAGCGTGGTGACGGGTCCCGCCTTTGATTACAACTATGATGGCCAGTACGACTCTCCTGGGCAGATCCAGCA GTTTGTGTCTGGCACGAACATCTCGATACCCACCCATATCTTTGCAGTGTTGACTAGCTGCAGGGATTCGGCGGTACCGGTGTCGGCCTGCGTCAGCGAGCTGCAGACCGTGTCCTTCCTGTTGCCTCACAGACCGGACAACTTGGAAAGCTGCAAA AGCACACAAGCCGAAACTGATTGGGTTGAAGACCTCATGTGGTTCCATCAGTCACGAGTCAGAGACGTCGAGTGGATCACAGGATTGGATTTTTACCAGGGCAGCAATCGACCAATCGCGGAGCTGCTGAGGATGAAGACCCGCCCCACAGCTGCCattcacagaaaacagtga